Part of the Planctomycetia bacterium genome is shown below.
CCGCGAGGGCGGCCAGCATGCCGCCGTGACCGTCGGGACTGAGCACGATCCTGTCTTTGGATTCCAGCAACACGCGACCACTTAAGGCGTCGACCGCCGGCATCGTCCCTTGGCAGAACAGATGCACGTCTTCCGTCGCTAGGCCGAACCGCTGGTGCGATTCCAGATAGGCCCCGGTCTCTGCGTGCGTCGCCGGACTGGTCATCAGATAGAGCGGAATCGGCGCTCCGTAACGCCGTGAGACCGCCAACACCTGTTCCAGCAGAATCTGAAACAGCGGCGTGTTCGCCACCGGACCGATTGGGAACATCCCCTTGGGGTGCGGAAAGCCCAACCGCGTACCTTGCCCACCGGCGACTAACACCGCGGCGACGCGTCCCTCGCGTAGCGCCGCGGCGCCGCGTTGCCGTGCTGTATCACGTCGCGTGGGGTCGCTCGATTCGTTCAAGCGAATTGCCGCCGGCGGAACCGCGCGTTCCGCAGCGAGCGCCCAGTTTTCGGCCAGCGGTTCCGAACGCAGAATGCGCGCCAGTTCCGAGAAATCAATCGTGGCGATTTCGGCCGCCAGCTGGTGCTGTTCCGTCGGCGCCAGCTCATCCCAGAACGCCAACAGATGATCTTGTCCGTACGGGCGAAGTTGTCGCGCCAGCACGTCGCGCAACGGCCAGACGCTGACCGGCGCGGCCCAATCCGACGAAGTGAATGACGTGACAGTCGAATCAGGCATCCGCGCATCCTTGCGCCACTTCCGGGAGCAACACGCTCCATGTCGTCGACATCCTTGTCGGCGACAACACATTCACTCAAGCGTGGACCTATTTACCTCGTATGTCCCCATCGCAATATCGAACTAGGAAGCTGCCAGCCCCAAAGGGGCGAACGATAATAGCCAGGGGTGCGAACCCCTGGAAATCTGACAACGAATTGATTTAAGCCCCAACGGGGCGGCACTGGCTAGCAACTCCAATACGAGTGACGCCCTTTCAGGGCTCCAAATTCATTGTTTTCTCTTTGTTCCAGGGGTTGCCACCCCTGGCTATTATCTGTCGCCCCTTGCGGGGCTGGTCGGAGCATAACTTGCGAATGTGCGATTGCGATTGACCTCATTCATTCCAGCATCAAACTATGTCAGCCATTTAGACATCAAACTAGGTCAGTGGAATCCTCATCCCGTCGTAGGCAACTTCCATTCCGTCCGGCAGCGCGGCGTTCGTCGCCGCGTGTTCCAGATCGTGCGATAAGTGTGTGAACAATGTCCGCTTCGCGCCTGCGCGGCGTGCGACCGCGATAGCTTCGTCCAAGCTGAAATGCGTGGGGTGCGGTTTGTGTCGCAGGGCATCGAGAATTAGCACGTCCAAGTCCTTCAACACCGGCCAACTTTCATCCGGAATGCCGTTCGTGTCTGTGCAATACGCTACGTTGCCGAACCGAAAGCCAAGCACGTTGAATCGTCCGTGCCGCAGTCGCAACGGCGTCACCTTAACGCCCAGCAACTCGAACGGCTCGAGTCCGATCCGTCGAAACTCCAACTGCGGCACACCCCCGGCGTGGTAGGTCGCCGCCTCGGGTGCGAAGGCGTAATCGAACGACTTCCGAATCCGCGCTTCGACCGCCGCCTCGCAGTAAATCGGCACCGGGCGGCCCAGATAATGGGCAAACAGCCGCAAATCGTCCAGACCAAATAGGTGATCCGCATGTTCATGCGTAAACAGCGTCGCATGAATCAGCCCAATCCGTTCCCGAACCAACTGCCGCCAGAGGTCGGGCGGTGTATCGACGAGCAGATTTCCCTCCGGCAGTCCTAGAACCAGCCCGCAACGAGTACGGAAATTGCGCGGATCCGTGCTGACGCACGTCTCGCAGTCGCAACCAATGACCGGCACGCCCAGGGACGTCCCAGTGCCCAGGAACACCAGTTCCCCGCGAACATCGACGCTGAAGGGAGTTCTAACCACTTTCCACCAAACAGTTTCAGCCTCAAATCACCGTTCCGGCCCCTATCTTGCCCGACCTCCGGGAATCCCGCAACTGATCGTGCGTGATGACCCTGTGGGAGGCGTCTCCGACGCCGATGGAGTGGGCGCAGCTGACCAAAGTCGGCCGGTAATCAGCGGCGTCCCCATCGGCGTCGGAGACGCCTCCCACAGGTTACGCCGGCAACCGGCTTTTTCCTGGTATCGCAATTGCATGAGAATCCTTCGGGCAGGCCCTGTGGCTGCCAAATTGGGCGATCCAATGGCGGTTGGTCGCGACCGGCCCGGCATGGCGTAAGTTATTGACCCACAAGGGACTTCGCCATAAACTACGGGACCGGAACAGCTTGCGCCAGCGGTGTTTTCCGGTTTTCCTGGCGCGTTCGCGCGCCATTCCTGAGTCGTTGTGACAGCCCGGCATTCTAGGGGCTGGTGTGATATGGAAACGATCGAAAAAATTTGGGACACCGTCACCTACTCGCTGGGCGGTCTCGCCCGGGGGTTTGAACGGAGCGTGACATCGCTGTTCGGCTCCAGCAACGCCCGGTTGCTCCGGAAGTTGCACCCCAAGGTCGAGGCGATCAGTGCCCTCGAGGAAAAATACCAGGGGATGAGCGACGAGCAGCTCCGCGGGCAAACCGTGGATTTCCGTCGCCGGCTGGCCTCCGGGGAATCCCTGGATGACTTGCTGGTCGAGGCCTTCGCCGTCTGTCGTGAAGGGGGCCGCCGCTACTTGCGGATGCGCCATTACGACACGCAGATGCTCGGCGGCATGGTGCTCCACGGCGGCAACATCGCCGAAATGGTCACCGGCGAAGGCAAGACGCTCGTGGCCACGCTACCGGCGTACTTGAATGCGCTCGAAAGCAAGGGCGTCCACGTTGTCACGGTGAACGATTATCTCGCGCGCCGCGACATGGAATGGATGGGCCCGTTGTACATGGGCCTCGGTCTGACCGTGGGGGCGATCTACGCCAATATGGATCCGGTGGAGAAACAGCGCGCGTACCTCTGCGACATCACCTACGGCACGAACAACGAATTCGGCTTCGACTACCTGCGCGACAACATGAAGCCGGCGCGTCGCGGCGACGACAAATATCCCAAGCACTTGCAGCAGGTACAGGGACCGCTCAACTACGCGATCGTCGACGAAGTCGACAACATTCTGATCGACGAAGCACGGACGCCGCTGATTATCTCCGGCCCGGCGCACGACGACGTCACGCGCTACGCGCGAGCGGACAAGATCGCACGCCAACTGAAGCGCGACGTGCATTTCGAAGTCAAGGAAAAGGAACACAGCGCGCACTTGACCGACGTGGGCGTGCGCGAAGCGGAGAAGCTGGCGGGCGTGGAAAGTTTCTACACCGCCGGCAACATGGAATGGCCGCACCTGATCGATAACTCGCTCAAGGCGCATCACCTGTACAAGCTCGACGTGAACTACGTCGTGCAGGGCGAAGAGATTGTCATCGTCGACGAATTCACCGGGCGCTTGATGCCTGGCCGAAACTGGAGCGACGGTTTGCACCAGGCGGTCGAGGCCAAGGAGGGCGTGCGAATCAAGGAAGAAAACCAGACGCTGGCCACGATCACGTTGCAGAACTTCTTCAAGCTCTACAACAAGATCTCCGGCATGACGGGCACCGCCATGACCGAGGCGGCCGAGTTCTGGAAGATCTACGAATTGGAAGTCGTGGCGATTCCGACCAATCGCCCGATGCAACGGAAAAACAATCAGGACGTGGTCTATCGCACCGAGCGCGAGAAATTCAACGCGATCGTCGAGGAGATCGAACGGCTGCACAAATGGGACAGCGTGATCCTGAGCAGCGAGGAAACGATCAATGGCGAAATCGTCGATGAAAACGACCAGGCCGTGACGATCGTGCCGCACGATTCCAAAGAGAAACAAACGATCGAGCGCAAGAAGATCGTCGAGACGCAACGCCGCGGGCGGCCGATTCTGGTCGGCACCGTGTCGATCGAAAAAAGCGAAAGGCTCAGCAGTCAGCTCGAACGGCGCGGCGTCAAGCACGAGGTGCTCAATGCCAAGCATCACCAGCGCGAAGCCGAGATCGTCGCGCAGGCCGGCCGCCAGGGCGCGGTGACCATCGCCACCAACATGGCCGGCCGCGGCACCGACATCATTCTCGGCGGCAATCCTGACACGATGGCCTGGGCAGTGCTGCAAGATAAGTACCCGACGCGCCTCGAAGTGCCCAAAGAAGAATGGGAAGCGCTGGTCAAGGAAATCGACGAACGCGAAGGGATGAAGCCCGAGGGCGTCGTCGTTAAGGGGCTCGGCGGATTGCACATCATCGGCACCGAACGGCACGAAGCCCGGCGCATCGATTTGCAGTTGCGCGGCCGGTGCGGTCGCCAAGGCGATCCCGGCAGCAGCCGCTTCTTCCTGTCGTTGGAAGACGACTTGATGCGGATCTTCGCCGGCGAGTGGGTGAAGAACGTGCTCACGCGACTCGGCATGCAGGAAGGCGAGGCGATCGTCAGCAAGCTGGTCACGCGGCGTATTGAGGGCGCGCAGAAAAAGGTCGAGGAGCGCAACTTCGATATCCGCAAGAACCTCCTCGAATACGACGAGGTGATGGACGAGCAGCGCAAACGCGTCTACGGCTTCCGTCAGCGGATTCTCGGCGGCGCGAACTGCAAAGAGATCATCATGGAGATGATCGACAAGCAGATCGACGAACACATGGGCCTGATGCTTTCCAAGGATTATGGCCCCGAATCCTACGCGAAAGCGGTCGGCGAACGGCTGTCGACGGAACTCGAAGCCCGCGACTTCCGCGGCCTCGACGCCGGCATGGCCGAGTCGTATGCCAAAGAGCAAGCCGAGCGCGGCGCCGAAGGGCACCTGCACGACGCCATCGAAGAAAACCTGCCGAAAGAAGAAGATCAGGCCGATTGGAATTGGGAAGCGCTGACCAAATGGGTCAACAACCGCTGGGGGCTGAATCTCCGCGACCGCGAGTTGCGAAGCATCGAGCGCGATCAACTTGACGAGATGATTCTGGAAAAAGCCCGGGCGGCGATTCGTGAAGTCGATCTTTCCGATTTCGCCAAGTGCCTCGATCCGGATTTCAGCTACCGCGTGGCCTGCGGCTGGGTGCAGCACAAGTTTGGCATGCCGTTGGGGCTCGATGAAGTCAAGGACCTGGAGCCGGCCGGTTTCGAGGCCCTGGTGCGTCAACGCGCGGCGGAAGCCTATCGCGAGCGGGAAATCGAATACCCGGTGATGGTCGGCCTTTACTACTTCACGAAGCGCGATGCGCAAGGCCAGAAGCGCTATGATCGCGATCAACTCGTGGTCTGGGCGAAGCAGCAGTTCGAGGCCGACGTCGATCCCGCCACATTGCAAGGGCACGGACATCAGGAATTGATGCCGGCGTTGATCGACCTGAGCCGCAAGTACATCGCCGGCTACGAACCGGCCATCGCCGCCGTGCGGGAACGTGTGGAGCGACTGTTCGGCCGCCAGAGCGGCAACACGACCGCACAGGCCGCCAGCGGCGGCAACGGGGCGCTCGATTCGCTTACGCATTGGCTGGAAGAGTCGCTGGCGTGCAAGCTATCCCGCGAAGAGATCGCCGGGCTCACGCGCGACGAACTCGAAGCGCGGCTGTTGCTCGCGGTCGACGACCGTTTCCGCCCGCAGATGCAGAAGATGGAACGAGCGCTCGTACTGAGCATCCTCGACCAGGCCTGGAAGGAACATTTGCTGTCGATGGACCATTTACGGTCCAGCGTGGGCCTGCGCGGTTACGCCCAGGTCGATCCGAAAGTGGAATTCAAGCGCGAAGGCATGCGGGTCTTCGAGCAGATGTGGAAGGGCGTCGCGACGCGCGTGACCGACCTCGTGTTCCGCATGGAGCAACTCGACGAGAACTTCGTCAGTTCCACCTGGACCGGCGGCAAGGCGATCCACCAGGCGGCGCAATCGACGACCGAATTGGCCAAGCAAGAACAGCAGAACAACTCGAGCAACAATGCTGCCGATGCTGGCGAACCAGCCAAGTCGGAGCCGATCCGCAACCGCGCGCAAACCGTGGGCCGCAACGACCCCTGCCCGTGCGGCAGCGGGAAGAAGTTTAAGAACTGCTGCATGCATAAGGGGCAGAATGTGGCGTAACGAGGTGCCTGAATAGCGGAAATTTGTAGTCTCGCACGTCACGGGATTTGCTGACTTCGATGACTGCGCCTTACATAGATGCGACTCGGCAGGAACGGCCACACCCCGCTTGGCGGTGGTATGTCTGGGCACATCTTATCATTGCCGCATCTCCGATGGTCTGGGATGCGATCTCATCATCATGGAATGAACGCGTTGCAGGAATCGGTTTTAGCTACATTGCGGCGACAGGCTTTCTCTCGGTCTTGCCGGCCACTGTCATCGCTATGTGGCTGGGCTGTAAGAGCTTCGTGGACGGCAACTACCGATATCTGCTGCTGTTCGTCATCGAGCTCGCCCTGGTACTCGTGCAGATCGGCATTCTGCTGCCTTCAATAATGTAGTACTGGGCCGGATTTGAGCGATGGGGAAGTACTGAGTAAATTGTAGGGGGGGGACAGTTCGGACTACTTTTCGTGCAGGTGGCAGATGGACATTGCACTTCATTTGACGGAAGAACAAACGCAACGGGCGAATGAACTGGCCGCGTCACTTGGAATGGACGCCAGCGAGTTTGTTCGTGCCGCGCTGGTCGACGTACTGAACGGTCCGTCAGAGCAGGTAAAGGAATCGGTTCAGCGCATTCTGCGCGAAGATGCGGAACTTTATCGGCGGTTGGCATAATGAAGTACCTAGGCCTTGTCGACGTTGTGTATTTGCATGGCCGGTTGATCGTCCAATCCGGGGGCTCAGCCGGACTCCGTGATCAAAGCGGGCTAGAATCCGCGTTAGCGCAACCGCGTATGACGTTTGGCGGTGTCGACCTTTATCCGGACATCGCGACCAAGGCGTCCGCGCTTTGTTTTTCGCTGGTGCTGAACCATCCGTTTATTGATGGCAACAAACGCGTGAGCTATGCCGCGATGCGTCTGTTTCTGCTGTTGAACGATTGGACGATTATCGCGGACGTGGATGATGCGGAACAGACGGTGCTACGATTGGCCGCCGGCGAATTAGAGCGGGATGAACTGATTGCGTGGATACGATCGCGCATAGCGCCGCTTGTTCGCGAGTCAAACTAGTCGTCGACGATGAATCACGCCGCTATCGCTATTCTCGGCTCCATTTTCTTCGTGGGCGTGACCTGGCTGGTGACGTTGAACTTCCTGGCCTGGGCCGGCGGTTGGCAGCGCCTGGCGCGCGCATACCCGGCGCCGACGAATTGGAATGGCCGACAACTTCGCGCGTTTTGGATCAAAGTCGGCTGGGTCGACTACAACGGGTGCCTGAACTACGGCGTCGATGCGGAAGGTCTACGTATCGCCCTATGGCCGATCTTCAGCACCGGGCATGCCCCGCTGTACATCCCCTGGTCGGAAATGCGCGTCGAAGCGGTCAAGAAGCAATTCGGCCGGCGCGGCCAGGTGGTGCGTCTGGCGATCGGCGATCCTGTCATCGCAACCATTTGCGTTCCGGAAGCGGTGTTCGAGATGGGCAAAGCGGCATTGGGGCAAGCGTCGGCGGAGGCTTCAACGTAGCGGAACTTGACGTCGCCAAATGACTGTCCGCGCGCTATACGGAATCACCAGCCGTCCACAAAGGAGCTCGACGAGGCAAATGAGCTTCAACGCGTTAGTGTTGGGCTCCGGAACGAAACGGAATTTGGACAAGAACTGATTGGCTCCGCCGTTACCGAAACCATCGCCGGTGCTAGCGGTGAAACCGACGTAAGCCGTCGACCCTGGTAGTGTCCTAACAGCGTGTTGCTGGCTACTGTCGCTCGGTGATCGTGACTTTTGCATCGATCGGAAGTTGGAGTGCCGATAGTGTCTCCGCGTCTCCCAAAAGGATCATCCGGCATGAACCGCCGCCCGGCGCGACGTCCGCAAAGATTGCCACGCCAGGGACCGCTGTTAGGGGTTCGGCAACGACGCTGATTAGCTTATCCGAGTCGACCTGCTTCTGTAGCTTCCACGAGAATGTCAGCGGGTCATCGGAGATTTTGTTGTCAGCAGTGAATCGTCCCTGCTGAACAATCGTGTTTCGGTACTGTAGTTCTTCCCGAAGAACAGCCCTGGAGATTTCGCGAATCTTCGATTCGCCCGCCCACCAGATACCACCAATGACGGCAAGCAGAAGGAGTCCGATGACTCCACCGCCGATCATGCCCCCGCCCTTGATGAAGCCAACATCCACCTTCAGTTGCTCTACGTCGGCGGCAACCTTGTCTAGCTTGGCGGCAAGTTGCGAACCTGCTTCGTTATTCTGCTGCTTTCCCATGCTGCCTCCCGGTGGTTGAAGGCAGCGGCATTATACGATTGAGCGCGGACTATTTCACGCCAGCACGGCATCGAAAAGTTTGTCAAAGCTCCAGACGTGGCCGGCCAGTCCTGCCATCATAGCAGCCGTCGAGCGTTTCTTCCCTGACTTGCCGGGCTTCCGGGTCTGCCAGCAATAGTTGTAGTGGGCCGCGAACATGGCGAACGCGGCCTGGAGGTTTTTCAGCTTCTTGGAGAAGCAGTACGTCAGCCGGTTGAGCCGCTTCATGAACAGCCGCTGAGTGCCGTTCAGGCGCTCGACATGCGACGTGCATATTGTCCGCGACTCCCGGCCGCTTATCCCACGGATGCCCGTCCGTTTGGTGCCGACCATTTCGCTGGGCGTGTAAATGATCTTGGCGTTGCGGTATTCCTTCTGGATGGTCCCAAAGCGGACATAGGGACCGAAAGCCAGGTCCACCGCCTCTGGGTAGGCCGCAAAACCATCGGTGGAGAGTTGTAGCAGCATCTTGTACCCGCCGGCCTGAAAGGCGTGGGCGTCGCTCGCGTGCGGCTTGGGGAACGTGACGCGGCCAGCAATGTCCATCATGAAGCGACGGGCATTGCCGGCGCTCCGCTTGCCGATCAAGAAGCAGGGCACCGACAAGTGCCTAGAACAGTCGCCGGCAAACGTTATGCGACGGCGGCCGCTGCGCTGGGCCTTTGCATCCGGGATCGCCGCCGCCGTCCTCGTCGGCGGCTTGTTTCCCGCT
Proteins encoded:
- a CDS encoding SEC-C metal-binding domain-containing protein — encoded protein: METIEKIWDTVTYSLGGLARGFERSVTSLFGSSNARLLRKLHPKVEAISALEEKYQGMSDEQLRGQTVDFRRRLASGESLDDLLVEAFAVCREGGRRYLRMRHYDTQMLGGMVLHGGNIAEMVTGEGKTLVATLPAYLNALESKGVHVVTVNDYLARRDMEWMGPLYMGLGLTVGAIYANMDPVEKQRAYLCDITYGTNNEFGFDYLRDNMKPARRGDDKYPKHLQQVQGPLNYAIVDEVDNILIDEARTPLIISGPAHDDVTRYARADKIARQLKRDVHFEVKEKEHSAHLTDVGVREAEKLAGVESFYTAGNMEWPHLIDNSLKAHHLYKLDVNYVVQGEEIVIVDEFTGRLMPGRNWSDGLHQAVEAKEGVRIKEENQTLATITLQNFFKLYNKISGMTGTAMTEAAEFWKIYELEVVAIPTNRPMQRKNNQDVVYRTEREKFNAIVEEIERLHKWDSVILSSEETINGEIVDENDQAVTIVPHDSKEKQTIERKKIVETQRRGRPILVGTVSIEKSERLSSQLERRGVKHEVLNAKHHQREAEIVAQAGRQGAVTIATNMAGRGTDIILGGNPDTMAWAVLQDKYPTRLEVPKEEWEALVKEIDEREGMKPEGVVVKGLGGLHIIGTERHEARRIDLQLRGRCGRQGDPGSSRFFLSLEDDLMRIFAGEWVKNVLTRLGMQEGEAIVSKLVTRRIEGAQKKVEERNFDIRKNLLEYDEVMDEQRKRVYGFRQRILGGANCKEIIMEMIDKQIDEHMGLMLSKDYGPESYAKAVGERLSTELEARDFRGLDAGMAESYAKEQAERGAEGHLHDAIEENLPKEEDQADWNWEALTKWVNNRWGLNLRDRELRSIERDQLDEMILEKARAAIREVDLSDFAKCLDPDFSYRVACGWVQHKFGMPLGLDEVKDLEPAGFEALVRQRAAEAYREREIEYPVMVGLYYFTKRDAQGQKRYDRDQLVVWAKQQFEADVDPATLQGHGHQELMPALIDLSRKYIAGYEPAIAAVRERVERLFGRQSGNTTAQAASGGNGALDSLTHWLEESLACKLSREEIAGLTRDELEARLLLAVDDRFRPQMQKMERALVLSILDQAWKEHLLSMDHLRSSVGLRGYAQVDPKVEFKREGMRVFEQMWKGVATRVTDLVFRMEQLDENFVSSTWTGGKAIHQAAQSTTELAKQEQQNNSSNNAADAGEPAKSEPIRNRAQTVGRNDPCPCGSGKKFKNCCMHKGQNVA
- a CDS encoding type II toxin-antitoxin system death-on-curing family toxin, with translation MMKYLGLVDVVYLHGRLIVQSGGSAGLRDQSGLESALAQPRMTFGGVDLYPDIATKASALCFSLVLNHPFIDGNKRVSYAAMRLFLLLNDWTIIADVDDAEQTVLRLAAGELERDELIAWIRSRIAPLVRESN
- a CDS encoding MBL fold metallo-hydrolase, translated to MVRTPFSVDVRGELVFLGTGTSLGVPVIGCDCETCVSTDPRNFRTRCGLVLGLPEGNLLVDTPPDLWRQLVRERIGLIHATLFTHEHADHLFGLDDLRLFAHYLGRPVPIYCEAAVEARIRKSFDYAFAPEAATYHAGGVPQLEFRRIGLEPFELLGVKVTPLRLRHGRFNVLGFRFGNVAYCTDTNGIPDESWPVLKDLDVLILDALRHKPHPTHFSLDEAIAVARRAGAKRTLFTHLSHDLEHAATNAALPDGMEVAYDGMRIPLT
- a CDS encoding DNA-binding protein, translating into MDIALHLTEEQTQRANELAASLGMDASEFVRAALVDVLNGPSEQVKESVQRILREDAELYRRLA